From Pagrus major chromosome 2, Pma_NU_1.0, one genomic window encodes:
- the gdpd1 gene encoding lysophospholipase D GDPD1, producing the protein MCAAVYVLSTVTGYVLTSALLLKCPSLLHRRKRETFRSRHISHRGGAGENLENTMAAFKHAVGLGTDMLELDCHLTKDEQVVVSHDSNLRRSTGINAYISDLAYAELPPYLCKLGVTFQRECFCEGGDDKRIPLLRDVFDAFPNTPVNIDIKVNNDTLIKKVSELVVKYDREHLTVWGNASNQVVKKCYKENPHIPVLFSLPRVLQLLGLFYTGLLPFVPLKEQFLEIPMPSIITKLKDPNRLTRTQRIITWLADRLLMRKALFQHLTARGIQVYIWVLNDDEDFQRAFDLGATGVMTDFPTRLKDFMDRNGISKPQ; encoded by the exons ATGTGTGCTGCTGTGTATGTCCTGTCAACGGTAACGGGCTACGTGCTCACCTCTGCCCTGCTGCTGAAATGCCCGAGCCTTTTGCAtcggaggaagagagagacttTCCGCAGCAGGCACATCTCCCATCGAGGAG GAGCGGGAGAAAACCTGGAAAACACCATGGCAGCTTTCAAGCA TGCCGTGGGGCTTGGCACAGACATGCTGGAGTTGGACTGCCACCTGACGAAAGACGAACAGGTAGTGGTTTCACATGACTCCAACTTGAGGAGGTCCACCGGCATCAACGCCTACATCTCTGACTTGGCCTATGCT GAGCTCCCTCCATACCTCTGCAAGCTGGGTGTAACTTTTCAGAGAG AGTGTTTCTGTGAGGGGGGAGATGACAAACGCATTCCTCTCCTCAGGGACGTTTTTGATGCATTTCCTAACACCCCTGTTAACATTGACATCAAGGTCAACAATGACACGCTCAtcaaaaag GTGTCGGAGCTGGTTGTTAAGTACGACAGAGAGCATCTGACTGTCTGGGGCAACGCCAGCAACCAGGTTGTAAAGAAGTGTTACAAAGAG aACCCTCATATTCCAGTGTTATTCAGCCTTCCCAGAGTGTTGCAGCTGTTAGGCCTCTTCTACACCGGCCTGCTGCCCTTTGTTCCCCTCAAGGAGCAGTTTCTGGAGATCCCCATGCCCTCTATTATCACCAA actTAAAGATCCAAACAGATTAACTAGGACTCAGCGTATCATCACCTGGCTCGCCGACAG gttGCTGATGAGGAAAGCTCTGTTTCAACATCTAACTGCCAGGGGAATCCAG GTCTACATTTGGGTGCTGAACGACGACGAGGACTTCCAGAGGGCGTTCGACTTGGGAGCCACAGGAGTTATGACAGATTTTCCCACCAGGCTTAAAGACTTCATGGACAGGAATGGCATTTCTAAGCCCCAGTGA
- the LOC141016454 gene encoding transmembrane protein 120A-A-like: MPQGLTDVLGEWKCLEEEYEKLQETHRMYLQKLDEISNLQNNCTSSISRQRKRLKEVSQQVKKCSTGPSEEDAKTLDEVKEKIKARPNAFFEMEAFLPKKNGLYLSLVLGNVNVTLLSKQSKFAYKDEYEKFKLYLTVLLLLFSFICYFFVSYRFLDAIFNFLLVWYYCTLTIRESVLITNGSRIKGWWVFHHYVSAFLSGVMLTWPDGNQYKTFRNQFLAYSLYQSFVQCLQCYYQSGCLYRLRALGERHNMDLTVEGFQSWMWKGLTFLLPFLFFGHFWQLFNSLSLFRMAQLPDCKEWQVMMCGLSFLILFMGNFFTTVAVVRQKLKTRKQKSKNL, from the exons ATGCCTCAAGGTTTAACAGACGTTCTGGGGGAGTGGAAATGTCTGGAAGAGGAGTACGAAAAACTTCAG GAGACACACCGAATGTACTTACAGAAACTGGATGAAATTTCCAATCTACAAAACAACTGCACCTCGTCCATTTCCAGGCAGCGCAAGAGGCTGAAGGAGGTGTCCCAACAGGTGAAAAA ATGTAGCACTGGACCATCAGAAGAAGATGCTAAAACCTTGGATGAAgtcaaagagaaaataaaggcGCGACCAAATGCTTTCTTTGAAATGGAAGCTTTCCTTCCCAAGAAAAACGG GTTGTACCTCAGTCTGGTTCTTGGAAATGTGAATGTGACTCTTCTCAGCAAGCAGTCAAA ATTTGCCTACAAAGATGAATATGAGAAGTTCAAGCTGTACCTCACagtgctcctgctgctgttctccTTCATATGCTATTTCTTTGTGAGCTACAG ATTCCTTGATGCAATCTTCAACTTCCTGCTGGTGTGGTACTATTGTACATTAACTATCAGGGAAAGTGTCCTCATTACCAACGGCTCCAG AATCAAAGGCTGGTGGGTTTTTCATCACTACGTCTCAGCTTTTCTGTCCGGTGTAATGCTGACATG GCCTGATGGGAACCAGTACAAGACATTCAGGAACCAGTTCCTTGCCTACTCCTTGTATCAAA GTTTTGTCCAGTGTCTGCAGTGCTATTATCAGAGTGGGTGTCTGTACAGACTGCGAGCTCTGGGAGAAAGACACAACATGGATCTGACCGTGG AGGGATTTCAGTCATGGATGTGGAAAGGGCTGACGTTTCTTTTGCCCTTCCTCTTTTTTGGCCAT TTCTGGCAGCTCTTCAACAGCCTGTCTCTCTTCAGGATGGCTCAACTCCCAGACTGTAAAGAATGGCAG GTCATGATGTGCGGTCTCAGCTTCCTCATTCTGTTCATGGGAAATTTCTTCACCACTGTTGCTGTGGTCCGCCAGAAGCTCAAGACCAggaaacaaaaatcaaagaaTCTGTGA